A part of Waddliaceae bacterium genomic DNA contains:
- a CDS encoding NAD(P)H-hydrate dehydratase: MKIITAQEMGRIEKMAYDDGAKEKTFMKNAGTGVAQEVQQYVFDGHLKKNVTIVCGKGNNAGDAYVAAIIFKRKKYAVKVLQLFPIEECSPLLKENYHGFIKEKGHVTFVEDVSDITFDDETVIIDGILGTGFHGNVEGFLDAVITKINNSKLPVIAIDMPSGLNGTTGEAGDTAIRATKTISLGLPKTGFFISNGWDCVGKLQHVDFGLEQKYIEEADSTLSMLVEDDMKPLMPEIIPSRNKYQAGYVVGIAGSPGMAGAAMLAGEASLRGGAGITRVFHPKGMEAEMAEAPYELITQSYTNNDINTVAEALNKASAVFVGPGIGKQPATKEFLKEIIREIKKPCVFDADALNIIAEDNTIQIPKGAILTPHVGEMCRLLGKENTKTIDEDFLEQCQKYSDDKNITVILKGGPTFIFHPETTPVVNTFGDPGMATAGSGDALTGLVAALLAQKLKPYDAARLAVYLHSYAGECAAQDLTSYCMTASDIIEYFPEAFSIA, translated from the coding sequence ATGAAAATTATCACAGCACAAGAGATGGGACGCATAGAAAAAATGGCGTATGATGATGGCGCCAAAGAAAAAACGTTCATGAAAAATGCAGGGACTGGCGTAGCACAAGAAGTGCAGCAGTATGTCTTCGACGGACATCTTAAGAAAAACGTTACGATAGTATGTGGTAAGGGCAACAACGCTGGCGATGCATATGTCGCAGCGATAATTTTTAAACGCAAAAAATATGCCGTGAAAGTCTTACAGCTTTTCCCCATAGAAGAATGCTCGCCGCTACTGAAAGAAAATTATCACGGTTTTATCAAAGAAAAAGGTCATGTTACCTTCGTCGAAGATGTCAGCGATATTACCTTCGACGATGAAACCGTCATTATCGACGGCATCCTCGGAACGGGCTTCCACGGCAACGTCGAAGGCTTCCTCGATGCAGTAATAACAAAGATCAACAACTCAAAACTTCCCGTCATCGCCATCGATATGCCTTCAGGATTAAATGGCACGACAGGAGAAGCCGGCGATACTGCAATACGCGCCACCAAGACGATATCCCTAGGACTTCCCAAAACAGGGTTTTTCATCAGCAACGGATGGGACTGCGTCGGAAAACTACAACACGTTGACTTCGGCCTAGAACAAAAATATATCGAAGAAGCCGACAGCACACTATCGATGCTTGTCGAAGATGATATGAAGCCCCTTATGCCAGAAATTATACCATCACGAAACAAATACCAGGCAGGGTATGTCGTAGGGATAGCAGGGTCGCCAGGGATGGCAGGGGCCGCGATGCTCGCCGGAGAAGCTTCACTACGCGGAGGTGCAGGGATAACGCGCGTCTTCCACCCAAAAGGCATGGAAGCCGAGATGGCAGAAGCACCATACGAGCTGATAACACAAAGCTACACAAACAATGACATAAACACTGTCGCAGAAGCCCTTAACAAAGCCTCTGCAGTGTTCGTAGGGCCAGGAATAGGAAAACAGCCCGCAACGAAAGAGTTCTTAAAAGAAATTATCCGCGAAATAAAAAAGCCGTGCGTCTTCGATGCCGATGCCCTTAATATCATCGCAGAAGATAACACTATACAAATACCAAAAGGCGCAATACTGACCCCACACGTCGGTGAGATGTGTAGGCTCCTCGGAAAAGAAAATACCAAAACCATCGACGAAGACTTCCTAGAACAATGCCAGAAATATAGCGACGACAAAAACATCACAGTAATACTAAAAGGTGGACCGACATTCATATTCCACCCCGAAACAACGCCCGTCGTCAATACCTTCGGAGACCCGGGAATGGCCACTGCCGGCAGCGGCGACGCCCTCACAGGCCTTGTAGCAGCACTGCTAGCACAAAAACTAAAACCATACGACGCCGCACGACTAGCAGTATACCTCCACTCCTACGCAGGAGAATGCGCAGCACAAGACCTTACATCATACTGCATGACAGCCTCAGACATAATAGAATACTTCCCCGAAGCCTTCAGCATAGCGTAA
- a CDS encoding glycosyltransferase family 2 protein encodes MKLSIFVPIYNEEDNIPLLYKSLHDVLENLEHDYEVILVNDGSSDNSKALLDELAEKDKHIKVIHFRRNYGQTAAMMAGIDYATGDVLIPMDGDLQNDPADIPKLLAKLDEGYDVVSGWRKNRKDNGIMRILPSRIANWLVSKISGVKLHDTGCSLKAYRRDVIKGVKLYGEMHRFIPIYATLEGAKVAEVVVNHRPRIHGVSEYGIERTFKVILDLIVVNFLAKYSQKPIYVFGGGGLVSFGLSFISFVGMLFYKFGLGVSFSRTPLPIVTVAFGLMGFMAIFIGILSEILMRTYYESQNKSVYTVDEHHNVE; translated from the coding sequence ATGAAATTATCGATATTCGTACCAATATACAACGAAGAAGACAACATTCCCTTGTTGTATAAATCATTGCATGACGTCCTTGAAAACCTCGAGCATGACTACGAAGTTATCCTTGTCAACGACGGCTCTTCCGACAACAGCAAAGCGCTTCTCGATGAGCTCGCCGAAAAGGACAAGCACATCAAAGTTATACACTTCCGCCGCAACTACGGGCAGACGGCAGCGATGATGGCGGGAATTGACTACGCCACCGGTGACGTCCTTATCCCTATGGACGGCGATCTACAAAACGACCCCGCTGACATACCAAAACTTCTCGCTAAGCTCGACGAAGGATATGACGTCGTCTCAGGATGGAGAAAAAATCGTAAAGATAACGGTATCATGCGTATATTGCCGAGCAGGATAGCAAACTGGCTGGTATCGAAGATATCTGGAGTGAAACTTCATGATACAGGATGCTCGCTTAAAGCATACCGACGTGATGTCATCAAAGGCGTAAAATTATATGGCGAGATGCACAGATTCATACCAATATACGCCACATTGGAAGGCGCTAAGGTCGCAGAGGTCGTCGTCAACCACAGACCTCGTATCCATGGCGTCTCGGAATATGGCATAGAAAGAACCTTCAAAGTTATCCTCGACCTTATCGTCGTGAACTTCTTAGCGAAATATTCGCAGAAACCAATATACGTCTTCGGGGGTGGCGGGCTGGTGAGCTTTGGGCTTTCTTTCATCTCGTTTGTAGGGATGCTTTTCTATAAATTTGGACTTGGAGTGTCTTTCAGCAGAACACCATTGCCTATAGTGACGGTAGCTTTTGGTCTTATGGGCTTCATGGCGATATTTATAG
- a CDS encoding NAD-dependent epimerase/dehydratase family protein, with the protein MEGDAMKRILVTGAAGFIGFHCARHHKNRGDFVVGYDNFNDYYDPTLKRDRAKVLEDEGITVIEGDICDGKSVASVIDDNAITHVLHLAAQAGVRYSLENPQAYITSNIEGFVTMMEVLRERSSIPFIYASSSSIYGLNEKVPFSVDDVTETPVSLYGATKKSNELMAHAYHHLFGIPVTGLRFFTVYGPWGRPDMACFLFVKKILEGTPIDVYNNGKLSRDFTYVDDIVNGVAAAIDLGAGCEVFNLGNNKPEKLEDFIAIIEKSLDIPAKKNYMPMQDGDVLRTYADIEHSTELLGFEPKISLEDGVAKFVDWYKGYYG; encoded by the coding sequence ATGGAAGGCGACGCTATGAAACGTATATTAGTAACAGGAGCCGCAGGTTTTATAGGCTTCCACTGTGCACGACACCATAAAAACCGTGGCGATTTCGTTGTCGGATACGACAATTTCAACGACTACTACGACCCGACTTTAAAGCGTGACAGGGCAAAGGTTTTGGAAGATGAAGGCATCACTGTCATCGAAGGCGATATCTGCGACGGCAAGTCTGTAGCCTCTGTCATTGATGACAACGCCATCACCCACGTCTTACACCTCGCCGCGCAGGCAGGGGTACGTTATTCTTTAGAAAACCCTCAAGCGTATATAACGTCGAACATCGAAGGTTTCGTCACTATGATGGAGGTTCTGCGAGAAAGAAGCTCTATACCTTTCATCTATGCATCATCGTCGTCGATATATGGCCTCAATGAAAAGGTTCCGTTTTCTGTCGATGATGTCACCGAAACCCCGGTAAGCCTCTATGGCGCGACAAAAAAATCTAACGAATTGATGGCCCACGCATATCATCATCTTTTTGGGATTCCTGTAACGGGGCTGCGTTTTTTTACGGTATATGGTCCGTGGGGACGTCCCGATATGGCATGTTTTCTTTTCGTAAAGAAGATCTTGGAAGGGACACCTATCGACGTATATAACAACGGGAAACTAAGTCGAGACTTCACATATGTCGACGACATCGTTAATGGTGTCGCCGCTGCTATAGACCTCGGCGCAGGATGTGAGGTTTTCAACCTCGGAAATAATAAGCCTGAAAAGCTCGAAGATTTTATCGCTATAATAGAAAAAAGCCTAGATATCCCTGCGAAGAAAAATTATATGCCTATGCAGGATGGTGACGTACTCCGAACGTACGCCGATATTGAGCATAGCACTGAACTTTTGGGCTTCGAGCCCAAGATTTCACTAGAAGATGGCGTTGCGAAGTTTGTTGACTGGTATAAAGGATATTATGGTTGA
- the galE gene encoding UDP-glucose 4-epimerase GalE: MAILIVGGAGYIGSYVNLMMNKKGFETIVLDNLSTGNKDAVNVGTLIVGDLGDTATLKKVFEDNDIDAVMHFAAHTAVGESVKDPGKYYHNNVVNTLALLDTMVDYGVKRFLFSSSAAIFGSPEKDLIDEEHRVLPINPYGRTKLMIEKILGDYDIAYGMKSCCLRYFNAAGGDPSGEHKNYNINSTNIIPVILNAIEKESPVTIFGTDYDTIDGTCVRDYIHIHDLASAHISALEKLLVDDATSSQYNLGNGDGYSVSDVIDTAKKVTGVNFTVIEGERRAGDPDVLVASAKKAQKELGWKPEFPDLESIILHQWKATL; the protein is encoded by the coding sequence ATGGCTATTTTAATCGTCGGTGGTGCTGGATATATCGGCTCGTACGTCAACCTTATGATGAACAAGAAAGGTTTTGAAACTATCGTCCTTGACAACCTTAGTACTGGCAACAAAGACGCCGTCAATGTTGGTACTCTTATCGTCGGAGATCTCGGCGACACTGCTACGCTGAAGAAGGTTTTCGAAGACAATGACATCGACGCCGTCATGCATTTCGCGGCGCATACCGCTGTTGGGGAGTCTGTCAAAGACCCAGGGAAATACTACCACAACAATGTCGTCAATACCTTGGCTCTTCTTGACACTATGGTCGACTATGGTGTGAAACGTTTCTTATTCTCGTCATCTGCAGCGATATTCGGTTCTCCAGAAAAAGATCTCATCGACGAAGAACACCGCGTCCTTCCTATCAATCCTTATGGCAGAACAAAGCTTATGATAGAAAAGATCCTCGGTGACTATGACATCGCCTATGGTATGAAATCGTGTTGTTTACGATATTTCAACGCTGCTGGCGGCGACCCTTCTGGCGAGCATAAAAACTATAATATTAATAGCACTAACATTATTCCCGTCATACTCAATGCCATCGAAAAGGAGTCTCCTGTCACGATCTTCGGCACCGACTACGACACTATCGACGGAACGTGTGTCCGCGACTACATACACATCCACGACCTTGCCTCTGCACACATTTCCGCCCTTGAGAAGCTTCTCGTCGATGATGCCACATCATCACAGTACAACCTCGGCAATGGCGACGGCTATAGTGTCAGCGACGTCATCGATACTGCCAAGAAAGTCACTGGAGTAAACTTCACCGTCATCGAAGGCGAGCGCCGTGCTGGAGATCCTGACGTCCTTGTTGCTTCTGCCAAGAAGGCGCAGAAAGAGCTGGGCTGGAAGCCCGAATTCCCTGACCTTGAGTCTATAATCCTCCACCAATGGAAGGCGACGCTATGA
- a CDS encoding GIY-YIG nuclease family protein yields the protein MSEENEWTVYIIETVLGRLYTGITTDISRRFQEHFGSKGAKFFRSDAPKKVVFQEKHKNRSQATKRELEIKKMSKQEKNRLICHRTFSGNDVFKEGKTENDSI from the coding sequence ATGAGTGAAGAAAATGAATGGACCGTATATATTATCGAAACTGTTTTGGGTCGGCTATATACAGGAATAACTACAGACATAAGTAGACGTTTCCAGGAACACTTTGGTTCTAAAGGAGCAAAATTTTTCCGTTCTGACGCTCCTAAAAAGGTTGTTTTTCAGGAAAAGCATAAAAACCGGTCTCAGGCCACCAAACGAGAACTTGAGATTAAAAAAATGAGTAAACAAGAAAAAAACAGGCTTATTTGCCACCGTACATTTAGTGGCAATGATGTCTTTAAAGAAGGAAAAACTGAAAATGATTCCATTTGA
- a CDS encoding BMP family ABC transporter substrate-binding protein yields the protein MKRYFSLSLSFVLIALVITLSSFSWPWSDVKGKSKKSSADAVEVVRPQDTEEFKVALVLPSRRDDDSWSQSIYAPLRRIRYSGKSSSIDKFSVVEKVLNLETAKRVIAKYAEKGYDLVIAHSDIYKEAILSISTDFPDTRFAVPYFDDGDDFLSFDNIFFYSVASEEAGYVNGIIAGLSFDFASLGLITTEDDISLYNDRYSRGLYNGLLSASPGSSFTANYIQSPWYPDYSAEPASMLLLSGAQVLSGISPQALGALYVAESNDIFWLGAEIDNSAISPNNVIASQVYSWDAILNDMISLTREGAFGEKRYILNYRNGGIKTVFNEMVGPSEETERTTENIIKGIIDGYIDPLE from the coding sequence ATGAAAAGGTATTTTTCGCTATCTCTCTCGTTTGTTCTTATCGCTCTTGTTATTACGCTGTCGAGTTTCTCGTGGCCGTGGAGTGATGTTAAAGGCAAGAGCAAAAAATCTTCTGCTGATGCTGTAGAAGTCGTACGTCCTCAGGACACCGAAGAATTCAAGGTCGCCCTTGTTCTTCCTTCTAGGAGGGATGACGATTCGTGGAGTCAGTCGATATATGCGCCATTGCGTCGCATACGATATAGCGGCAAGAGTTCTTCTATCGACAAATTTTCTGTTGTTGAGAAGGTATTAAACCTTGAGACTGCGAAGAGGGTCATCGCAAAATATGCCGAAAAGGGCTACGACCTTGTCATCGCTCATAGTGATATATACAAAGAAGCTATTCTCAGCATCTCTACCGATTTCCCTGACACACGCTTTGCGGTACCATATTTCGATGATGGCGACGACTTTCTTTCCTTCGACAACATTTTCTTCTACTCTGTAGCTTCTGAAGAGGCGGGATATGTCAATGGCATCATCGCGGGCCTTTCTTTTGACTTTGCTTCTTTGGGTCTTATCACCACCGAAGACGATATTTCTCTTTATAACGACAGGTATTCTCGAGGCTTATACAATGGCCTTCTCTCTGCATCTCCAGGCAGCAGCTTTACTGCCAACTATATACAGTCGCCGTGGTATCCTGACTATTCTGCAGAGCCTGCCAGCATGCTGCTCCTCAGCGGCGCGCAGGTACTTTCTGGGATATCTCCGCAGGCGTTAGGGGCTCTTTATGTTGCAGAGTCCAATGACATTTTCTGGCTTGGCGCTGAAATCGACAATAGCGCAATCTCTCCAAACAACGTCATTGCTTCGCAGGTATATTCCTGGGATGCTATTCTCAACGATATGATATCTCTTACGAGGGAAGGTGCTTTTGGTGAGAAGCGTTATATCCTAAACTACAGAAACGGTGGCATCAAAACTGTTTTCAACGAGATGGTCGGACCTTCCGAAGAGACGGAAAGGACAACGGAAAATATCATCAAAGGCATCATCGACGGTTATATTGATCCGCTGGAATAA